The Leopardus geoffroyi isolate Oge1 chromosome C3, O.geoffroyi_Oge1_pat1.0, whole genome shotgun sequence genomic interval TAGAACGCATCGTCCCGGGACACGAGAATGGGCACCCGGCCCACGGCCGGACCTGAGGACAAAGAAACGTGGTGTAAATGGCACAACCCCAGAACTTGGGTGGATTCCCGTCTCCTGCCGCCTACCAGCTACGTGTCTTCAGCGAAGTTCTTTAACCTTGAAGAACCTCAATTTTTTCATGCGCAAACTGGGGGTATTAATGCTTATCTTGTCGGCTCGTTTTGAcggttaaatgaaataagatacTCAGAGTCTGTGGAGTCCTGGCAAATCTCAGGTGATGAGTAAGTGTTGGTGTGCTTCCCTCATAACCCGCGGTTGGAAAACTACCCAGATCGGACTTCTACTCGTGAGGGGACCGGGCCCAGGAAGGCCCCCTGGTTTTTCCCCCATGTTCGTTGTAAACCAAGGCTGGATTTGCCTCCAGGGTGATTCAGCCTGGCCTTGGGGTCTGTGGGAGCCTGGATCACCCATACCTAGGAGGTGGGAAACAGTGGCTTAGATTCTAGGCTGTGGGGCGGGGTGAACGATCTCCTGGGGGAAGAGGCTCTGGGGCCACAGAGATTGATTCGTAGAGTACACATTCActgggcacctgctgtgtgctctAAGCCCAATGATGACCAAGACAGGTCCCCAGCTGGGGAGACATTTCCATGTGGTGTGGTCCAGGCTATGACAGAAGGGAGCATGGGGCACCATAAGAGCGTAAGGTGGGCCCCTTAGCCAGccgggagttggggagggggatgggagaagcTTCTGTAGGAGGTGACTGACCTTAAGTAGAGGCTTGGAGAACCACTAGGACTTGTCTAGGAGGCCATGGGGAGACACGGGAAGGGGGGCACATCAGGGTAACTTCAACTCAAAAGTGTTGCTGTGCATAGTTGGTaagtgggaggcaggaggcaagGGCCTCTGGGATGTATACGTGTGACAGGCCGTCATAGAAGGAGAGGCGAACAGcaagagaacagcaagagaaGCCAGGAGATCGGCCAGGGACAGGTCCTGTAAGGTCTTACCTGCAGGGCTGAGGAGCTCAGACCCAGGCTTCCTAACCCCACCACCTTCCTCCAGGGAGCTCAGTCAGGCTGTTGGCAGGTCCTGCCTCCGGACAGGAAAGTTGGCAAAAACCAAAGCCATACACTAGGAGAGCCTATGCAGACCCCAGGCTGGAGCACCAACTTCCCCAGCCTGTCTGGGTATAGGGTCAGAGACCATTGCCTTTCTACTTCCAGAGTCCTGAGAGCCCACGCTGGAATTTCGAATCTGTACTATTTCCACAACCACCGCCGtcccctctacacacacacacacacacacacacacacacacactgctcagAGGGATGCCTGGAAACTTTACCCAGTGAGCCAAAGAGGGCAGGGGAGATGTGAGAAGGTAAGAGAATCTACTCCACATCTCTCGGCTCAGAAGGACTGTGGAGATGACGGTCATTCTAGCATCTCCTCTCCTCCACACACGTGCACGTACACCCCTTCCCGAGTTCTCCCGGAAGCTTCCCAGTTCaatctctccccccttccctgaaGACTCACGGTTGCTCCCTCCCCCAGTGGATGGTAGAAAAGGACACCCAAGCCTCAGGGCTGTAGGACGGaacccaggagccctggctgtCCCCGTCTCTCCGTTCCTTTGCCCTCTGGAGTCAAGCAGGGGTGACACGGGAGGAGGGAGTAGATTCTGCTTCTCTGCCACCTCCTGACTGTGCATCCTTTTCTTCCAGGGCTGCCCCGATGGGGCGTGGCAAGGAATGAGGAGGCCCCGCCCCAGCGGGCAAGGATGGAGAGCCGTACCCAGGAGGGCAAGAAGCGATGCCCACCCATCCCCACGTAGAATGACCGTCCCGGGAGGGCggctccccaggccctggcaagGCTGCTGACCCTCGGCCTGCGAACCGCTAAGAGTAGGACTCCAGACTCTCCTTGCGGATGGTTCCCTACCCTGCGGCTCCATCATGAGGCTCCTCGTGGCCCCCCTTTTGCTGGCGTGGGTGGCCGGTGCCGCCGCCGCCGTGCCCGTGGTACCCTGGCGTGTGCCCTGCCCCCCTCAGTGCGCCTGCCAGATCCGGCCCTGGTATACGCCCCGGTCATCCTACCGTGAGGCCACCACCGTGGACTGCAATGACCTGTTCCTGACGGCGGTGCCCCCCGGGCTGCCCGCGGGCACGCAGACCTTATTGCTGCAGAGCAACAGCATCGTCCGCGTGGACCAGAGTGAGCTCAACTACCTGGCCAACCTCACAGAGCTGGACCTGTCCCAGAACAGCTTTTCGGACGCTCGGGACTGTGATTTGCGCGCCCTGCCCCAGCTGCTGAGCCTGCACCTGGAGGAGAACCAGCTGAGCCGGCTGGAGGACCACAGCTTTGCGGGGCTCGCCAGCCTGCAGGAGCTCTATCTCAACCACAACCAGCTCTACCGCATCGCCCCCAGGGCCTTTGCCGGCCTCGGCAACCTGCTGAGGCTGCACCTCAACTCCAACCTGCTGAGGGCCGTTGACGGCCGCTGGTTTGAGATGCTGCCCAACCTGGAGATCCTCATGATTGGCGGCAACAAGGTAGACGCCATCCTGGACATGAACTTCCGGCCCCTGGCCAACCTGCGCAGCCTGGTGCTGGCAGGCATGAACCTTCGGGAGATCTCCGACTACGCCCTGGAGGGGCTGCAAAGCCTGGAGAGCCTCTCCTTCTATGACAACCAGCTGGCCCAGGTGCCCAGGCGGGCCTTGGAGCAGGTGCCCGGGCTCAAGTTCTTAGACCTGAACAAGAACCCGCTCCAGCGGGTGGGGCCGGGGGACTTTGCCAACATGCTGCACCTCAAGGAGCTGGGTCTCAACAACATGGAGGAGCTGGTTTCCATCGACAAGTTCGCCCTGGTCAACCTCCCCGAGCTGACCAAGCTGGACATCACCAACAACCCCCGGCTGTCCTTCATCCACCCCCGCGCCTTCCACCACCTGCCCCAGATGGAGACCCTCATGCTCAACAACAACGCTCTCAGTGCCTTGCACCAGCAGACGGTGGAGTCCCTGCCCAACCTGCAGGAGGTGGGTCTCCATGGCAACCCCATCCGCTGTGATTGCGTCATCCGCTGGGCCAATGCCACGGGCACCCGCGTCCGCTTCATCGAGCCGCAGTCCACCCTGTGCGCCGAGCCGCCCGACCTCCAGCGCCGCCCAGTCCGCGAGGTGCCCTTCCGGGAGATGACGGACCACTGCCTGCCCCTCATCTCCCCCCGCAGCTTCCCCCCCAGCCTCCAGGTGGCCAGCGGAGAGAGCCTGGTGCTACACTGCCGGGCACTGGCTGAACCGGAACCCGAGATCTACTGGGTCACGCCAGCCGGGGTTCGACTGACGCCTGCCCGTGCTGGCAGGAAGTACCGGGTGTACCCCGAGGGGACCCTGGAGCTGCGGAGGGTGACGGCAGAAGAGACAGGCCTGTACACCTGTGTGGCCCAGAACCTGGTGGGGGCTGACAGTAAGACAGTTAACGTGGTCGTCGGCCGGGCCCCCCCGCAGCCGGGCCGGGACAAGGGATGGGGGCTGGAGCTTCGGGTGCAGGAGACCCACCCTTACCACATCCTGCTGTCTTGggtccccccacccaacacagtCTCTACCAACCTCACCTGGTCCAGCGCCTCCTCCCCCCGGGGCCAGGGGGCCCCTGCTCTGGCCCGCCTGCCGAGGGGAACCCACAGCTACAACATCACCCGCCTCCTTCAGGCCACGGAGTACTGGGCCTGCCTGCAAGTGGCCTTTGCCGATGCCCACACCCAGCTGGCATGTGTATGGACCAGGACTAAAGAGGCCGCTCCTTGCCGCAGAGCCTTAGGGGACCGACCAGGGCTCATAGCCATCCTGGCTCTGGCTGTCCTCCTGCTGGCAGCCGGGCTAGCCGCCCACCTTGGCGGTGGTCAGCCCAGGCAGGGGGCGGGTGGGCGGCCTCTCCTTCCGGCCTGGGCTTTCTGGGGCTGGGGGAGTGCCCCCTCCGTTCGAGTGGTATCCGTGCCCCTTGTCTTGCCCTGGAACCCTGGAAGGAAGCTGTCCCGGTCTTCGGAAGGGGAAACACCATCACCACTATTGCTACAAAATTCCTGAAGCTCGGCCCGCTCTCAGCAGTAGACAAATAACGAGGACTACTTTTTACCAAAAGGGAAGCGATCTGGGCCAGATGCCCTGCCAGGAAAGTGACATGGACCCGCGTGCTTGAGGCCTGGCAGCTGGACCAAGACAGACGGGCTTTGTAGCCTCAGGGGGGCGCTCCCACCGCCTCCAAAAAGTTGCCCTTACCTTCCGGGAGCCTGTCCGCTGACATCCTGACGAGCATCTCCAAGGGACAGGAGGGACTCTGGCAAgagcctcctcccaccccccctagTTGTCTGTGTGCCCAGAGGCTCCCGGGCTTCTGCTTGGATGTCCCCTGCCTGTGCCCCCAGGCCCTTGGCCCACAGGATGcgccccctcctcttctctttctttgcacAGTCTCAGTTGCTTGCTCTTTCCCCTCCTGGGCAAGGGCTGAGGGaggcctctcctccccaccatgGGGTGACCGCTCCCAAAGTGGGTCCCTGGTCGGATCGGAAGGACATCTGGGGAGAGGGATGCCCAGGAACGCCTGATCTTGGCAGCCGGTTTGGCACTCTGAGGTTGACTTTCTATAGGCAATTTTGTACCTTTGTGGAGAAACGTGTCACCTCCCCACAACCCAGTTCActcttttctcctgttttgtaaaaaataaaaataaacaagaataacAATAGTAAGGGGGGAAAGGAAACCAAGGGAGGATAATCTTTGAATACTAAGTGTAACTGAAAAGCTCTGTGCTCTGGAATCTCTTCACACCCAAGGGGTggttggagggaggggctgggaacGGACTGGagtggagagggagatggtgacAGAGGGCACAGGTGTTCCCTGTAGGTCTGAATTCAggcctgctggggtggggggggggcggttgggggAGGCTGACAGGAGAGGGAGGAACCACAGGAGGcaaggagagggtgggagagaaaaatggaggaaagcacagagagagagagagggagagagagtggaaatTTCCATCACCAAACATTGtcaccccttctctttctctgataaGCAATTAACATGCCAGTGCATAGGAAGCACTTGCCGGCCTATTTCTAATTAAACAAACCCAAGAGGCAGAGTCATGCAGAGAATTgcaaatcatcaagacagcaagAACTTTGGCTCACTGGGGCAGAAGGGGGAGTGGGGTGACAGAggatttggggaggggaaggctgtGGGAGAAAGAAATTGCTGCATGGATCTTTCCGGTCCATTTCGGTATCATTTGCCATGAGCCTGGTTTGGTTTGCGGtatcttttggtgtttttttttttttttttttggtttttggtttttttgcttttttgttttttaagacagaTTGACTTGTTAGGACCAAATGCGAAGAGGGGTCTCTGTCGGAAAGGCAATagagcccaggggagggggctgccgtGCCCGGTCAAGGGGGCCGCTCCAGAGCAGAGGCCACTGGCCACAGCTTTGGTTTTGGAAATGGGCTGAGACGGCCCTGGGTTTCCTGGGACTGAAGAAGCAGCATCGGAACCTGAGCCCCACCCCGTGTGCTACAGACCCAGAGGGCAGACTCATCGCGGGTTGGCTCCGAGCCGCCATGGGGATTGCAAATGTATACGCAGGTGGAAGCCAGGCCGGGAGACGGAGCATCGGGCCCCACGGAACCTAGAAGGAGGACACTCACCCCAAACCAGAGGGCAGCGCTCCTCTCTGAGTCTcgggaccacacttggagaaccacGGAGTCCGGCCTGCGGGGGGCTAGAAGGTTTCGCTCCCTCCGCTGCCGGCCCCAGTGTGTTTATGGGTAGCGGTAAAGGCTCTGGTCCCAGGAGAGTCAGAAAAGAGTCAAGAGGATGGTCTctctggccccctcccctccactggtGGGCTGCTCAGCCCCCATCACAAAATGACTACCCTCTGCCCTGATTTGTGCATGTTTTTTCCCACGGGCCAGTTTTGTGCTATTTAGGGGAGGGGACTGGGAAAGCAGAGATCTGACACACTGGCTCCCCTTCCCCTTTGGGCACCCATGGCCGACATTGCCAATGCCTCACAGTGTCCCTACCTGAGGAGCTCTGGGGTCACCTCAGCTACTCCGGGCAGCCCTACCCACTGGCTGGAAATGGCCTGTGGGATCTAGCTGGTTCTCTCCATCGGTGAGGGTTGATCCAGAGCTCTGTGGGGAAGACGTGGGACAGGtcccgtgctgagcatggaaaaCGGGAGTTGGAAATCATCACCTGTCCTTTCCTCTAGGACAGCAGGCGCTCACTGCCTTCCTTGACAGGCCCACGCGGCAAGGAGAGTCAAGGTGCTATTCCCTTGAATAAGGCCCCAGAGCCCTGTGAGGCCTGGGGAGCCCTGCAGCCCCGTCCCATTGCTACCTCTGCTGCCACCCCTAGAACATTCCTGTGAGCCCTGGGCCTGGTCATAGCAACTCAAAGAGTGGCCATCCGCACAGCTGGGGGCCCAGGGCCTTGGAGCCTGCTGGTTCAAAGTACCTGTAAACGTGCCTGAGGTTGGAAGAcgggggggaggctgggaggcggAAGAACCCGCTTTGCTTTCGCATGGACTCCGCAGTTACAGACAGGAACCCTGTGGGAATCATATGAGCCCTGGGTCCCCAGGAAAGGGGATGCGAGTCAGGCTCCTGGTCTCAGGCATCCAGGCTCTCACTACAATGCCGCCTCCCCGTTGCCACGGGGCTTATACTGCTTGCGCCCTTGACAATGAATCCCTCCTTCTTGGGGGGAGAAACAGTCACAGGGGTTTAACCTGTCTCTCCTCTGAATCCCAGTCCTAAACGTGGTGGCCATCCCAGAGAAATTAGGCGAGGTGGAAGAGGATGGAGCGAGTGACCTCCTTTCTGTCACAGAGATGCCACTAGAGGGACATCCATAGCCAgttggggacagggaggaagaggCACCTTGCGGGTTGCTGTGTCCTAGAAGAGCTAGAAACCAAGCAAATGAGAGTGAGCAGCCTCTCCCCTGGCACAGAGAGCCAGGTGCATGGCTCGGGTGTGTTTTGCCTGGCGGGAGGGACAGCGCGACCGTGCCCCGGAGGTCTATTTAGACAGCCTAACTGGCCGTCCCGGCTTCTACACTAGACCGAGCCTGTGGGCAACTGAACATGCTGGGTCTAAAACCAACAAAACAGCTATTAAGCCTGGTCTCTCCTATACATTTCagattgctcttttttttttttttaaccctaaaTAGAAAGCAATATTTATTTCCCCTTAAATTTTAAGGTGTTACGTAAGGCCATCTATTGAGACGATTTCAAAACCCAGCCCAACTGTTCAGCGTAGTAGCTCTCCCCTCCCTAGGGCATGCCACTGAGAGGTCCCCTTGCCTTCCATGTGCTCGTCCACGGAGCCAGGACACGATTCTGTGGCTCACCACGGCAGCCTTCCCATCTCCTTGACAGGCTCTATCAGTCAATACGTCTGGGATGGCCACTCGGCCAACTGCAGACAGCTTAAGCATGCTATCTTGCAGCCCACATTTCTGCATTCTCCCCCAGATGGACTTTGTGGGAGGCTGTGTGAAATGCAGAGATAGCGAGCTGGAGGCATTCCTCAGAGCTCTCGGTCCGGTCCCGGCATCAGAGAAGTAAACGCGCTTGGCTGAGCTAGGGTAGGTGACCAAGTAGAATTTTATTGGTCTCAGCATTGAAAGTCCTTTGTTTCAGGAACTCTCCCAGTCCTGGACAAACTGGGATGGTTGGTCACCCTAGTTGAGCAGCCTCTTTCTAATGGcgccctcttccttccttccctccccaccctccctcccaatCAACAAATAGTTAATGAATGTAATGGTCTGCGCGGCTGTAGGAAATGGGGACGTAGATACAGACCTCTGAGCCCGTGGACCTGGCTTTTCTAGTGAGAAGGGAGAGTTGATGAGCAGGACACATAAGTAAGAATATGTAGTCTTGTAGGATGGTAACGAGTACTATGGAGAAAAAATAAGTCAGGGAAGAGGAGGAGTGGATGTGTAGAGCCTTACACGGGGTGTTCAggggaaggcctcactgagaagttGACATCTGAGCAAAGCCTTGGAGGGAGCGAACCAGGCAGTTATCTGGGGGAAGAGAGATCCAGACAGAGAGAATAACGAAGGTGAAGGCCAAGAGCAAGGAGGTCAGTGTGGCCACagcaagagaggaaagggaagggcaaCCGTGACGGGGGTTTGTGTCGGGCCTTGTCAGCCACTGGAAGGGCTTGGACTTTTCCTCCAGTTAGAGGGGGAGCCACAGCAGGGTCCTGGGAAGACATGGCATGGTTGAACTTGAGGGGATGCCTCCTGGTTGAGAACAGCatgggggcagggctggcagagggcagaagcagagaggccAGGTGGGCGTCTGCAATAATCACCTCCGGGTACTCATCACTTCTAGAACATTGCCAGGGATGGGCACTAAGCGCacctctgtattttctaaatctatccccttccccattttgaaaatcaaagcCACATTGACTGTTCCACAAACTCCCTGCTGCTCTGCTTTTCCAGGTGATTCTTCAAAGGGGGCTCCACCATCATGTTTGCAAGTTCTGTCCGTGCCCTTGACAGTAATGGCCAGTGGAGGTCATTTAAGGGAGTGAGGAATGACCTTGACTGGCCTTCAGTTCCATCTTGTGTTCGTCAGTCGCTCGGGGAGAGGCCACAGTGACTGCCAGAGCCCCTACCCTGCCCTTTCCTCTGTCAACCACTGACAACGCCTTGGCTGTTCCAGGCCCAACGTCTACATTCCTTCTTGCTGATTTTACCCAAAGAACCCTCGTGTGTTCCTCAAAGGTTTCCCAAATGTCAAATCAATGTATCTTTAGCCTTcccaatacaatttttttttttaatatttatttgtttggggagagctcaagtggggaaggggcagagagagggggacagaagatccgaagcagggcCTGCGTGGACAgcctgacagcagcgagcccaatacggggctcgaactcacggaccgcaaaatcatgacccgagccaaagtgggacacttacgtgactgagccccgcaggtgcccctgaccttCCCAGTACAATTCTGACGCATTTGCACAGTCCTTTTGCACTTGCCCATTAATTAAAAGCCTCTCCTGTATTTTTTGTAGTAACGGTGATGATTGAGCATCTACCATGTGTGGCCACTCTCATAGATGTGTCACACACGCCGCTTCACTTCAACCCACAGCTGCCTTATACAGTGGATGCCACTAGCCCCATTTGATAAATTTGGACGtcagagctcagagaggttaaatgacttccccaaggtcacgcagctagcGGGTGGCAGAGTCAGGCTTCAAACACCGTCTGATTCCAAGGGCTCAGGTTTAACCACCCTGCTCTAGTATATTCAAATTCATATACTTCAGAAGTATGTCAGTAGTTTCTCGAGAACACGCGAACTTCTAAAATCTGCATGCCTTAGAGAGCTCCTGCACAGCCACGTTTATTTTTAGACgctgccctctttttttttctttcttacactcAAGATCATTTGTGACTCCATTGTCAAGACTGAGGTTGTGAAACCTCTTGAACTATATTCTCTTGAGAATCACAGTTTTGATTCTGTTCTCTGAATTTTTGAAACATCCTTTGTAGAAgtctgggcgggggcgggggggggggttctgatTTTGTCCCctcatccttcccttccttaGATACTGTGAACTCTGCAAGTACGTGGTGGCttcctccagagtttctgatcccTCCCCTCACCGACCAGTTCTTCTGTGTCAGTCAGAATTACGTCCGGAGCAGCCTTTGCCAATGGGTTTCCATTGCTTCTGAGCTCAGACATCAGCTGGGCAAGTCAGGAGCTCCTCAGAGGCTCGACACTGAGCCCAGCAAAGCACCAGACAAGTGTCTAGGTGGCAGGAGTAGCTGTCGCTGACTTCTCCCGGCCTTTGTGCCATTTTACAACATTGATTAGAAAATGTGgtcctggggtgcctaggtggctcagtgtgttaagcggccaacttcggctcaggtcatgatcatgcggtccgtgagtttgggccccacgtcgggctctgtgctgacagctcagagcctggagcctgcttcggattctgtgtctctcttctctctctctctctctctctctctcccctaacccctgctcatgctctgtctctctgtctctcaaaaacaaatatttttttaaaacaaagaaagaaatatggttCACATGGCCTCCTTCTGGCTAGGTGGCCCGGATCACTCTCATACCACAATGCTGAGCCATCCTCCTTGGTATCTTCATCTACAAGCTGGTTATGCTGCCGTGAAAAATGGCAGCTCCCTCGGCAACAAGAGGACAGGAGCAGGTTTGACGGAGTGGGAAGGACCTCTACTTCATCCCTTCACTGCCACTGTCAGAAATCAAAACGGCCAGGCTGTCGGCCTGTACGGAGGGAAGAAGGAACCCACGCTCAACATCGTGGTAAGAATAATGTATGGCCCATTGTGGTCCATTACTAAGCTCCTGGATATCTACCTTCTCATCTGCCCTTAGTAATTACTCAATGAATTAGGCAGCACAGACAggattattacccccattttacaggtaaggagaCTAAGGCTTGGGAACTTTAGATGAATTACTCAGCATCACACAACCAATAAGGGTAGAGCTGGAGTTTGAGTGCTGGTCTTCTAATTCCAAATGCCCATGCCCTGTCCACTTACCCCCACTACCTTCTACATGACAAACCAAGGAATAGAGGGGTGCATTCCTCTCAGGGGTGTGGGATGCTAGATAGCGGTAATCAGGCACCAATGACAGAGGATAAAAATGAGATGGTATCACTTGTGCTGACAAGGATGAAAGGAATGGGTGTGTGGTGGGCGGGAGCAAGAGCCCCAGGACTTGTGGGAGTGGAGAAATGATCGAGGCAGAGGAGCCACGGGCTGAGAGGGTGAGCTGTGGCATGTGCCATAGTTCCAGAGCTCAATGGCCACCGGCCACCACTTGGTTTAGTCCCAATTCTCGCGGCTGAAGCCAGGCACAGAGTCCTCCGATTCAGGAGCCTGCCTTCCAATGGCTTCAATGTCATTATCTCCATTCATGTCACAGTGAGGGGTGGAAGGGAACTAGCACTCTGGTGTCCTGGTTCAGGGCAGGGCTGGACTATCACTGGAAGATGGAAAGCCATCCTCCTCAGGGCCCTCCACCGGAGCCAGTGGTTCAAAGATGCTCTTGGAGGGTCCATGCGCCTCTATGAGCTCCCAACaattttttctgtgtatatgaTCATGAGATTTGCTGGAGAGAGGGCACCTTGGATTTCAGAAGATTCTGAAATGGGTCCAAAACCCAGAAAAAACAAGAATCACCACATTAGAAGGTCCCAGGACCCACTCCCAAGTACACAGCCTCGAGAGTACGGTTGGGAATTGTTGCCAAGGGCAACAGAGACACCCACAACAGTCGGACGGTCTGTCAGGGAGGGTCAGGTCGGTGAACACCCACCATCTCTGCACCTAAGTGGGATTCAGATTTACACATACAGACATTTCctttcaaatgaggaaaatgaattcCCGGTGTTTCCATTTGCAAAGCAAGGGCTCCTGTATCTGCCCC includes:
- the LRRN2 gene encoding leucine-rich repeat neuronal protein 2, yielding MRLLVAPLLLAWVAGAAAAVPVVPWRVPCPPQCACQIRPWYTPRSSYREATTVDCNDLFLTAVPPGLPAGTQTLLLQSNSIVRVDQSELNYLANLTELDLSQNSFSDARDCDLRALPQLLSLHLEENQLSRLEDHSFAGLASLQELYLNHNQLYRIAPRAFAGLGNLLRLHLNSNLLRAVDGRWFEMLPNLEILMIGGNKVDAILDMNFRPLANLRSLVLAGMNLREISDYALEGLQSLESLSFYDNQLAQVPRRALEQVPGLKFLDLNKNPLQRVGPGDFANMLHLKELGLNNMEELVSIDKFALVNLPELTKLDITNNPRLSFIHPRAFHHLPQMETLMLNNNALSALHQQTVESLPNLQEVGLHGNPIRCDCVIRWANATGTRVRFIEPQSTLCAEPPDLQRRPVREVPFREMTDHCLPLISPRSFPPSLQVASGESLVLHCRALAEPEPEIYWVTPAGVRLTPARAGRKYRVYPEGTLELRRVTAEETGLYTCVAQNLVGADSKTVNVVVGRAPPQPGRDKGWGLELRVQETHPYHILLSWVPPPNTVSTNLTWSSASSPRGQGAPALARLPRGTHSYNITRLLQATEYWACLQVAFADAHTQLACVWTRTKEAAPCRRALGDRPGLIAILALAVLLLAAGLAAHLGGGQPRQGAGGRPLLPAWAFWGWGSAPSVRVVSVPLVLPWNPGRKLSRSSEGETPSPLLLQNS